The Streptomyces sp. HUAS CB01 genome has a segment encoding these proteins:
- the lgt gene encoding prolipoprotein diacylglyceryl transferase, whose amino-acid sequence MDLAYIPSPSTGVVHLGPLPLRGYAFCIIIGVFVAVWYGNKRWIARGGKAGTVADIAVWAVPFGLVGGRLYHVITDYQLYFGEGENWVDAFKIWEGGLGIWGAIALGAVGAWIGCRRRGIPLPAYADAIAPGIAFAQAIGRWGNWFNQELYGKPTDLPWALEISEGANREAGLYHPTFLYESLWCVGVALLVIWADRRFRLGHGRAFALYVAAYCAGRAWIEYMRVDEAHHVLGLRLNVWTAIVVFVLAVVYIVVSARVRPGREEIVEPAAVQQGKAADSASGAPSLDKDAEGDPADSGSANRS is encoded by the coding sequence ATGGACCTTGCCTACATTCCCAGCCCGTCCACGGGTGTCGTCCACCTCGGACCGCTTCCGCTGCGCGGCTACGCCTTCTGCATCATCATCGGTGTCTTCGTGGCCGTCTGGTACGGCAACAAGCGCTGGATCGCCCGCGGCGGCAAAGCCGGCACGGTGGCCGACATCGCCGTGTGGGCCGTCCCCTTCGGTCTCGTCGGCGGCCGTCTGTACCACGTGATCACCGACTACCAGCTGTACTTCGGCGAGGGTGAGAACTGGGTCGACGCGTTCAAGATCTGGGAGGGCGGCCTCGGCATCTGGGGCGCCATCGCGCTCGGCGCGGTCGGCGCGTGGATCGGCTGCCGCCGCCGGGGCATCCCGCTGCCCGCGTACGCGGACGCCATCGCACCCGGCATCGCCTTCGCGCAGGCGATCGGCCGCTGGGGCAACTGGTTCAACCAGGAGCTGTACGGGAAGCCCACCGACCTTCCGTGGGCCCTCGAGATCAGCGAGGGCGCGAATCGGGAGGCCGGCCTCTACCACCCGACGTTCCTCTACGAGTCGCTGTGGTGCGTCGGTGTCGCACTGCTGGTGATCTGGGCCGACCGCCGCTTCCGGCTCGGACACGGACGCGCCTTCGCGCTGTACGTCGCCGCGTACTGCGCCGGCCGGGCCTGGATCGAGTACATGCGGGTCGACGAGGCGCACCACGTCCTCGGCCTCCGGCTGAACGTCTGGACCGCGATCGTGGTCTTCGTCCTGGCGGTGGTCTACATCGTGGTCTCCGCCCGCGTCCGTCCGGGCCGCGAGGAGATCGTCGAGCCCGCCGCGGTGCAGCAGGGCAAGGCGGCGGACTCCGCCTCCGGGGCCCCGTCGCTCGACAAGGACGCCGAGGGCGACCCGGCCGACTCCGGGTCCGCGAACAGAAGCTGA
- a CDS encoding DsbA family protein, which translates to MSENNQDGRRAARERLMRDRELQKAREKRRRLLIVSAAVVGVLGLAAVVGVIAAGGGGKDEGSAADGPVVAPSGAQGEDALALPAGADDAPSTLTVWEDFRCPACAQFENVMRDTIHDLTASGQLRVEYHLATIIDGGMGGNGSHRAANAAACAQDAGKFVEYHDVLYQNQPPETEDAFGENKRLIELAGKVPGLVTPAFTDCVESGKHDGWVDKSGQAFQEQNFRGTPTVLLNGESVFPQKGKEQISPENLRKWVAEANKGKKPATGQPSPAAS; encoded by the coding sequence GTGAGCGAGAACAACCAAGACGGAAGGCGGGCCGCGCGCGAGCGGCTCATGCGCGATCGCGAGCTGCAGAAGGCCCGCGAGAAGCGACGGCGCCTGTTGATCGTGTCCGCCGCCGTGGTCGGCGTCCTGGGCCTGGCCGCGGTCGTCGGCGTGATCGCGGCGGGCGGCGGGGGCAAGGACGAGGGCTCGGCCGCCGACGGTCCGGTGGTGGCCCCGAGCGGCGCACAGGGCGAGGACGCGCTCGCCCTCCCGGCGGGCGCCGACGACGCGCCGTCGACGCTCACGGTCTGGGAGGACTTCCGCTGCCCGGCCTGCGCCCAGTTCGAGAACGTGATGAGGGACACGATCCACGACCTGACCGCCTCGGGTCAGCTCAGGGTCGAGTACCACCTCGCGACGATCATCGACGGCGGCATGGGCGGCAACGGCTCGCACCGCGCGGCGAACGCGGCCGCGTGCGCGCAGGACGCCGGGAAGTTCGTCGAGTACCACGACGTGCTCTACCAGAACCAGCCGCCGGAGACCGAGGACGCCTTCGGCGAGAACAAGCGGCTGATCGAGCTCGCGGGCAAGGTGCCCGGTCTCGTCACCCCCGCTTTCACGGATTGCGTGGAGTCCGGCAAGCACGACGGCTGGGTGGACAAGTCCGGTCAGGCCTTCCAGGAGCAGAACTTCCGGGGCACCCCCACGGTGCTGCTCAACGGCGAGTCCGTCTTCCCGCAGAAGGGCAAGGAGCAGATCAGCCCGGAGAACCTGCGGAAGTGGGTCGCCGAGGCCAACAAGGGCAAGAAGCCGGCCACGGGGCAGCCGAGCCCGGCCGCTTCCTGA
- the trpA gene encoding tryptophan synthase subunit alpha, which translates to MSGNIRLLSDTLARAKSEDRAALVAYLPAGFPTVDGGIEAIKAVFDGGADIVEVGLPHSDPVLDGPVIQTADDIALRGGVRIADVMRTVREAHQATGKPVLVMTYWNPIDRYGVERFTAELAEAGGAGCILPDLPVQESALWREHAEKHGLATVFVVAPSSRDGRLAEITAAGSGFVYAASLMGVTGTRASVGAQAQDLVGRTRATTDMPVCVGLGVSDAEQAAEVAGFADGVIVGSAFVKRLLDADDHAAGIAAVRALAAELAEGVRKR; encoded by the coding sequence GTGAGCGGCAACATCCGACTGCTGAGCGACACCCTGGCGCGGGCGAAGTCCGAGGACCGGGCCGCCCTCGTCGCCTACCTCCCGGCCGGCTTCCCGACCGTCGACGGCGGCATCGAGGCGATCAAGGCCGTCTTCGACGGCGGCGCCGACATCGTCGAGGTGGGCCTGCCGCACAGCGACCCCGTGCTGGACGGACCGGTCATCCAGACCGCCGACGACATCGCCCTGCGCGGCGGCGTCAGGATCGCCGACGTGATGCGCACCGTCCGCGAGGCCCACCAGGCCACGGGCAAGCCGGTGCTGGTGATGACGTACTGGAACCCCATCGACCGGTACGGCGTCGAGCGCTTCACCGCCGAGCTCGCCGAGGCGGGCGGCGCGGGCTGCATCCTGCCGGACCTGCCGGTCCAGGAGTCCGCCCTGTGGCGCGAGCACGCCGAGAAGCACGGGCTCGCCACGGTCTTCGTCGTCGCGCCCAGCAGCAGGGACGGGCGGCTCGCCGAGATCACGGCCGCGGGCTCGGGCTTCGTCTACGCCGCCTCGCTGATGGGCGTCACCGGCACTCGTGCGTCCGTCGGCGCCCAGGCCCAGGACCTGGTGGGACGCACCCGCGCCACCACCGACATGCCCGTGTGCGTCGGCCTGGGCGTCTCCGACGCCGAGCAGGCCGCCGAGGTCGCGGGCTTCGCCGACGGGGTGATCGTCGGCTCGGCGTTCGTCAAGCGGCTGCTCGACGCCGACGACCACGCCGCCGGAATCGCGGCGGTGCGGGCGCTGGCGGCCGAGCTCGCGGAGGGCGTCCGCAAGCGGTGA
- the trpB gene encoding tryptophan synthase subunit beta — MPSQYFVPDPEGQVPNAAGYFGDFGGKFIPEALVAAVDEVAVEYDKAKSDPAFAAELDELLVHYTGRPSALTEVPRFAEHAGGARVFLKREDLNHTGSHKINNVLGQALLTRRMGKTRVIAETGAGQHGVATATACALFGLDCTIYMGEIDTQRQALNVARMRMLGAEVVPVKSGSRTLKDAINEAFRDWVANVDRTHYLFGTVAGPHPFPAMVRDFHRVIGVEARRQILERTGRLPDAAVACVGGGSNAIGLFHAFIPDEGVRLVGCEPAGHGVETGEHAATLTAGEPGILHGSRSYVLQDDEGQITEPYSISAGLDYPGIGPEHSYLKDTGRGEYRAVTDDAAMQALRLLSRTEGIIPAIESAHALAGALELGRELGKDGLVLVNLSGRGDKDMDTAARYFGLYDKDGAAGTDAVVEADATGEVAEIEGDAK, encoded by the coding sequence ATGCCCAGTCAATACTTCGTTCCCGACCCCGAGGGTCAGGTGCCGAACGCCGCCGGCTACTTCGGCGACTTCGGCGGCAAGTTCATCCCCGAGGCGCTCGTCGCCGCGGTCGACGAGGTGGCGGTCGAGTACGACAAGGCCAAGTCCGACCCGGCCTTCGCCGCCGAACTCGACGAGCTGCTCGTCCACTACACCGGCCGCCCCAGCGCCCTGACAGAGGTGCCCCGCTTCGCCGAACACGCGGGCGGCGCGCGGGTCTTCCTCAAGCGCGAGGACCTCAACCACACCGGCTCGCACAAGATCAACAACGTGCTGGGGCAGGCGCTGCTCACCCGGCGCATGGGCAAGACCCGGGTCATCGCCGAGACCGGCGCCGGCCAGCACGGCGTGGCCACCGCCACCGCCTGCGCCCTCTTCGGCCTCGACTGCACGATCTACATGGGCGAGATCGACACACAGCGCCAGGCCCTGAACGTCGCCCGCATGCGCATGCTCGGCGCCGAGGTGGTGCCGGTGAAGTCCGGCAGCCGCACCCTGAAGGACGCCATCAACGAGGCGTTCCGCGACTGGGTCGCCAACGTCGACCGCACCCACTACCTCTTCGGCACGGTCGCGGGCCCGCACCCCTTCCCGGCGATGGTCCGCGACTTCCACCGGGTCATCGGCGTCGAGGCCCGGCGCCAGATCCTGGAGCGCACGGGCCGTCTCCCGGACGCCGCCGTCGCCTGTGTCGGCGGAGGCTCCAACGCCATCGGCCTCTTCCACGCCTTCATCCCGGACGAGGGCGTGCGCCTGGTGGGCTGCGAGCCCGCGGGCCACGGCGTGGAGACCGGTGAGCACGCGGCCACCCTGACCGCGGGCGAGCCGGGCATCCTGCACGGCTCGCGCAGCTACGTCCTCCAGGACGACGAGGGACAGATCACCGAGCCGTACTCGATCTCGGCCGGCCTGGACTACCCGGGCATCGGCCCGGAGCACTCGTACCTCAAGGACACCGGCCGCGGCGAGTACCGGGCGGTGACCGACGACGCCGCCATGCAGGCGCTGCGGCTGCTCTCCCGCACGGAGGGCATCATCCCGGCCATCGAGTCCGCGCACGCGCTGGCCGGCGCCCTCGAACTCGGCAGGGAGCTCGGCAAGGACGGACTGGTCCTGGTCAACCTGTCCGGCCGGGGCGACAAGGACATGGACACCGCCGCCCGCTACTTCGGGCTGTACGACAAGGACGGCGCCGCCGGCACGGACGCCGTCGTCGAGGCGGACGCCACGGGCGAGGTCGCGGAGATCGAGGGGGACGCCAAGTGA
- the trpM gene encoding tryptophan biosynthesis modulator TrpM produces the protein MPLRLSRPRPSGTRVPHAPLARGCRPRGCRAPARRVHGRRVRYVIGDEPGQVNGMRWRR, from the coding sequence GTGCCCCTTCGGCTCAGTCGCCCTCGCCCGAGCGGGACGCGTGTGCCGCACGCACCACTGGCACGCGGCTGCCGCCCGCGCGGCTGCCGCGCCCCGGCCCGGCGGGTGCACGGACGACGGGTCAGGTACGTCATCGGGGACGAGCCCGGCCAGGTCAACGGCATGCGATGGCGTCGCTGA
- the trpC gene encoding indole-3-glycerol phosphate synthase TrpC — MSVLDEIIEGVRADLAERQARVSLDELKERAAKAPQAKDGVAALRGDGVKVICEVKRSSPSKGALAAIADPAGLAADYEAGGAAVISVLTEQRRFGGSLEDLEAVRARVDIPVLRKDFIVTSYQLWEARAYGADLALLIVAALDQEALVSLIERAESIGLTPLVEVHDEDEVERAVDAGAKIIGVNARDLRTLKVDRSTFERVVPEVPAGIVKVAESGIRGPHDLIAYANAGADAVLVGESLVTGRDPKAAVADLVAAGAHPALRQGRD; from the coding sequence GTGAGTGTGCTCGACGAGATCATCGAAGGCGTGCGCGCCGACCTCGCAGAGCGGCAGGCGCGGGTCAGCCTCGACGAGCTCAAGGAGCGTGCCGCCAAGGCGCCCCAGGCCAAGGACGGCGTCGCCGCGCTGCGCGGAGACGGCGTGAAGGTCATCTGCGAGGTGAAGCGCTCCAGCCCCTCCAAGGGCGCGCTCGCCGCGATCGCCGACCCCGCCGGACTGGCCGCCGACTACGAGGCGGGCGGTGCGGCCGTCATCTCCGTCCTCACCGAACAGCGCCGCTTCGGCGGCTCGCTCGAGGACCTGGAAGCCGTGCGGGCCCGGGTGGACATCCCCGTGCTCCGCAAGGACTTCATCGTCACGTCGTACCAGCTGTGGGAGGCCCGTGCGTACGGCGCCGACCTGGCCCTGCTGATCGTCGCCGCCCTCGACCAGGAGGCCCTCGTCTCCCTGATCGAGCGCGCCGAGTCGATCGGGCTCACCCCGCTCGTCGAGGTCCATGACGAGGACGAGGTCGAGCGGGCCGTGGACGCCGGAGCCAAGATCATCGGTGTCAACGCGCGTGACCTCAGGACGCTCAAGGTCGACCGTTCCACCTTCGAACGGGTCGTCCCCGAGGTTCCCGCAGGAATCGTCAAGGTCGCCGAGTCCGGCATCCGCGGGCCCCACGACCTGATCGCGTACGCCAACGCCGGCGCTGACGCGGTGCTGGTCGGGGAGTCCCTGGTCACCGGCCGGGACCCGAAGGCCGCCGTGGCCGATCTGGTCGCCGCGGGCGCCCACCCGGCGCTGCGGCAGGGGAGGGACTGA
- a CDS encoding DUF2752 domain-containing protein, translating into MPAATPAPGASAVSGPPVVPGPEPVPAPVPPYHRQGPPPAPPPLRRRLAAPLATMAVVAGAFAYVGAVDPNEPGHYPVCPLLRFTGIYCPGCGGLRSAHAFIHGDLGTAFGANALAVAGYLLFAVLWAGWIVRAAGAKPVRITLGPAWWWGLGALLAVFTVVRNLPFGSGLAP; encoded by the coding sequence ATGCCTGCCGCCACCCCCGCACCGGGAGCGTCCGCCGTGTCGGGGCCGCCTGTCGTGCCGGGGCCCGAGCCCGTACCGGCGCCCGTGCCCCCGTACCACCGCCAGGGGCCGCCACCGGCACCCCCGCCGCTGCGCCGCCGCCTCGCCGCTCCTCTGGCCACGATGGCCGTCGTGGCCGGGGCCTTCGCCTACGTCGGCGCCGTCGACCCGAACGAGCCCGGTCACTACCCCGTCTGCCCCCTGCTGAGGTTCACCGGGATCTACTGCCCGGGCTGCGGCGGGCTGCGCAGCGCCCATGCCTTCATCCACGGAGACCTGGGGACCGCCTTCGGCGCCAACGCCCTCGCCGTCGCCGGGTACCTGCTCTTCGCCGTGCTCTGGGCCGGGTGGATCGTCCGCGCGGCCGGGGCGAAACCGGTCCGGATCACGCTCGGGCCCGCCTGGTGGTGGGGTCTCGGCGCGCTCCTCGCCGTGTTCACCGTTGTCCGGAACCTGCCGTTCGGCTCGGGACTCGCGCCCTGA
- a CDS encoding HGxxPAAW family protein, with product MAGSSHGHTPAAWTGVTISFIGFCISGVFMVAANPLGFWAGMGVVLLGGVVGVAMKAAGLGQKESAVPVPARTPAAQPVAAEATAS from the coding sequence ATGGCGGGCAGCAGCCACGGACACACCCCGGCCGCCTGGACCGGCGTCACCATCTCCTTCATCGGCTTCTGCATCTCGGGAGTCTTCATGGTGGCCGCAAACCCGCTCGGGTTCTGGGCCGGCATGGGCGTGGTACTCCTCGGCGGTGTCGTCGGTGTTGCGATGAAGGCCGCGGGCCTCGGACAGAAGGAGTCCGCCGTGCCCGTCCCGGCCCGCACCCCGGCCGCGCAGCCGGTGGCGGCCGAGGCGACGGCCTCCTGA